A single region of the Ptychodera flava strain L36383 chromosome 9, AS_Pfla_20210202, whole genome shotgun sequence genome encodes:
- the LOC139140039 gene encoding LOW QUALITY PROTEIN: deubiquitinating protein VCPIP1-like (The sequence of the model RefSeq protein was modified relative to this genomic sequence to represent the inferred CDS: deleted 1 base in 1 codon), whose amino-acid sequence MLSRSKSREPYRVLSGFCPDEQCKTKLFFPAWDTSIECTGCGQRHEKSTIKNVEQVTDPEIALHNMVRNVLLGNVVPKKGTDSVRFLGLSNYQCKLLGPLLTTYGMDKAGKAQPLRSLNQGDIFDCSILGDRAFQINREHINIVGYGRDQTGSVKYLQDTIETIHRINNYSEELLIPLHADGDGHCLVHAVSRALVGRELFWHALRVNLHRHFQNYLDRYQALFSDFIDTDEWSTIIDECDPEFIPSDGEALGLRNIHIFGLANVLHRPIILLDSLSGLSSLADYSGVFLPALIPVEKCRGKDGKLNKPICIAWSSPGRNHYIPLVGVKGAPLPRIPRWMLAKAWGMPPEHINQYVEFDLDDVCTIGGDRTLGDKYIQRLANAMEEVFVEKHEVHPALVADMHQYVYKRSGIVGVLPEEVIEAAQKAVNDGRLYRCLTCDAISEFNISPDWFGRGGMLYNLAENTHGKLQHNKKYSFPVHGLICSYDPVKDELVPDMKSSGFSQCTWCQGNSVRVVKGDGSVVYINGDRTKTPAPDTRCNCGFKHYWDGKEYDNLPESLPVELSWSGRTVKETCYWFQYESDPSMNSNAFEIASNMVQKHFPGEFGSERLVHSVADSILKMTARKEEDYKPITLAGMQAPERPFTPEAGASRGPTSPRRSDSSSGPTSPRRSLASPGPTSPRSPMEQSPTKMILTGLKSKTFHKEELTLSEKEKEIKERVESHAALQQRRATLEEEKRKQREDWKKKQDQESKKDPLSPKHADSKKGTAGGAETARKCKTTAQPQRPSGKKIRLSTSDGRQLMMSLETAITYKELQMKIEQELLVPAERQKLKYGFPPRDLKAPEEGKDDEPVPLQHGDKVMIEILPDPNEPKEQPMDTQQEESYDPSRQGRQAWSGETSTAHQDLSSTSSELMQGMENLAQEQGNVGMENLAQEQGADLDLQISSMALMATLTGTDLWGYVQKMPHLFTKSGLFYRQVERDLGLADNKHFTLPTLPNKTFRYNASAERIELCLEPLGHFAIAPGVDDPANLSKLASEKISAVVGGDDGNTAQQPVESSSRRLAAGASGVINPGMSREKSSRVAFTGQAHTLSGNTVGATHGTDASVTQSSGSAIGSAPSDETMGGNGLELGAQGGDKEPVKSESVEMSDSEKQQIETDPLEDDNGNRLETDVKVEEIDQNDLGDKAETEDMMDIEPTTPISPMLTDSSGPNLLATSSAMENDTEVSSSLHTAAAACDMSESDAPALVRTDTQPFTVTTDVVNESCESDKTEGNLVAKKVGPGYTILTRESTEDIKETDKTKDCKLESEKMDDS is encoded by the exons ATGTTGTCAAGATCTAAGAGCCGTGAGCCTTACAGGGTACTCAGTGGATTCTGCCCTGATGAGCAATGCAAGACAAAGCTGTTTTTTCCTGCATGGGACACTAGCATAGAATGTACTGGCTGTGGTCAGAGACATGAAAAGTCTACCATTAAAAATGTTGAACAGGTTACAGATCCGGAAATAGCCCTCCATAATATGGTTCGTAATGTTTTGCTCGGTAACGTTGTACCAAAGAAAGGGACGGATTCAGTGCGATTTTTGGGATTATCCAACTATCAGTGTAAATTGCTTGGTCCCTTGTTGACAACGTATGGAATGGACAAAGCTGGCAAAGCACAGCCTCTTAGAAGTCTCAATCAAGGTGACATCTTCGACTGCTCCATACTCGGTGACAGAGCATTTCAGATCAACCGTGAACACATCAACATCGTGGGGTATGGACGTGACCAGACAGGAAGTGTGAAATACTTACAGGATACAATTGAAACAATACACCGGATAAATAACTACAGTGAAGAACTGCTCATACCTTTACATGCTGATGGCGATGGACATTGCCTTGTTCATGCAGTGTCCAGAGCCCTGGTTGGGCGAGAGTTGTTCTGGCATGCCTTGAGAGTTAATTTACATAGGCACTTCCAAAATTACCTGGACAGGTACCAGGCTTTGTTCAGTGACTTCATCGATACAGATGAGTGGAGCACAATTATTGATGAATGTGACCCAGAATTCATCCCTAGCGATGGGGAAGCTTTGGGACTGCGCAACATCCATATCTTTGGTTTGGCCAACGTCTTGCACCGCCCAATCATTCTGCTGGACTCCCTCAGTGGACTTTCAAGTTTGGCTGATTATTCAG GTGTGTTTCTGCCAGCTCTTATACCGGTGGAGAAGTGCAGAGGTAAAGATGGAAAACTGAATAAACCAATCTGTATAGCTTGGAGCAGTCCTGGAAGAAACCATTATATTCCATTAGTAGGGGTCAAAG GTGCTCCATTGCCAAGAATACCTAGATGGATGTTAGCAAAGGCATGGGGTATGCCTCCTGAGCATATAAACCAATATGTTGAGTTTGATTTAGATGATGTGTGTACCATTGGTGGTGACAGAACCCTTGGG GATAAATACATACAGAGACTGGCCAATGCTATGGAGGAAGTGTTTGTGGAGAAGCATGAGGTACATCCTGCATTGGTGGCTGATATGCATCAATATGTCTACAAAAGATCTG GAATTGTTGGAGTGCTTCCAGAAGAAGTGATAGAAGCGGCTCAGAAAGCAGTGAATGATGGGAGATTGTATCGATGTCTGACCTGTGATGCCATCAGTGAGTTTAACATCTCCCCGGATTGGTTTGGCAGAGGCGGTATGCTGTACAACTTGGCTGAGAACACACATGGGAAACTGCAGCACAACAAAAAATACTCATTCCCTGTACACG GTTTGATATGCTCATACGATCCAGTAAAGGATGAACTGGTACCAGACATGAAGAGTAGTGGATTTTCTCAGTGTACATGGTGTCAAGG TAATTCAGTGCGTGTGGTGAAAGGTGATGGATCTGTTGTGTACATCAATGGTGACAGGACAAAAACACCGGCTCCAGACACCAGATGTAACTGTGGATTTAAACATTACTGGGATGGTAAAGAGTATGATAACCTACCAGAGAG TCTACCAGTGGAGTTATCATGGAGTGGCAGGACAGTCAAGGAGACTTGTTACTGGTTTCAGTACGAGTCAGATCCCAGCATGAACAGCAATGCCTTTGAGATTGCATCCAACATGGTACAGAAACATTTCCCTGGGGAGTTTGGCAGTGAGAGACTGGTACACAGTGTGGCTGATTCTATTCTCAAGATG ACTGCCAGAAAGGAAGAGGATTACAAACCCATCACCTTGGCTGGAATGCAGGCACCAGAGAGACCTTTCACCCCTGAAGCTGGGGCATCCAGAGGCCCAACTAGTCCAAGGAGATCTGACTCCTCGTCTGGTCCAACAAGTCCAAGAAGATCATTGGCCTCACCTGGTCCAACAAGTCCTAGAAGCCCCATGGAGCAGTCTCCAACTAAGATGATTCTTACTGGTCTCAAG AGTAAGACTTTCCACAAGGAAGAACTGACTCTGAgtgagaaagaaaaagaaatcaaaGAACGCGTGGAATCACACGCAGCGTTACAACAGAGAAGGGCAACACTGGAGGAAGAGAAGAGAAAACAGAGAGAAGATTGGAagaaaaaacaagatcaggaatcAAAGAAAGATCCTCTGTCTCCAAAGCATGCTGACAGTAAGAAAGGAACTGCCGGAGGTGCTGAAACCGC AAGAAAGTGCAAGACGACAGCTCAGCCTCAGAGGCCAAGCGGAAAGAAAATCAGGCTTTCCACTTCAGATGGAAGACAG TTGATGATGTCCCTAGAGACAGCCATCACTTACAAGGAGCTACAGATGAAGATAGAGCAAGAACTACTGGTGCCAGCAGAGAGACAGAAACTGAAGTATGGATTTCCTCCCAGAGACTTGAAAGCCCCGGAAGAAGGCAAAGATGATGAGCCGGTACCACTGCAGCACGGAGACAAGGTCATGATTGAAATACTGCCTGATCCAAATGAACCCAAAG AACAACCCATGGACACCCAGCAGGAAGAGAGTTATGACCCGTCAAGACAAGGCAGACAGGCATGGAGTGGTGAGACTAGCACAGCTCACCAGGATCTCAGCTCAACAAGCAGTGAGCTCATGCAAGGCATGGAAAATCTTGCACAGGAACAAGGTAACGTTGGCATGGAAAATCTTGCACAGGAACAAG GTGCTGATTTAGAccttcaaatttcatcaatggCGTTGATGGCAACATTGACTGGGACTGACCTATGGGGATATGTTCAAAAGATGCCTCACTTGTTTACCAAAAGTGGACTATTCTACAGACAAGTGGAGAGAGACCTTGGATTGGCTGATAACAAACATTTCACCCTACCTACATTACCAAATAAG ACATTTCGATACAATGCCTCAGCTGAGAGAATAGAACTGTGTCTTGAACCACTTGGTCACTTTGCTATCGCCCCTGGCGTTGATGATCCAGCCAATCTGTCTAAACTGGCCAGTGAGAAGATCAGTGCTGTTGTTGGTGGTGATGATGGAAACACCGCTCAACAGCCTGTTGAAAGCTCTTCCAGAAGGTTAGCAGCAGGCGCCAGCGGAGTGATCAATCCAGGAATGAGCCGGGAAAAATCAAGCCGAGTGGCATTCACGGGACAGGCGCACACTTTGTCGGGGAATACTGTCGGGGCCACACATGGAACGGATGCAAGTGTGACTCAAAGCAGTGGCAGTGCGATAGGAAGTGCACCATCCGATGAAACAATGGGTGGTAATGGACTGGAGCTTGGTGCACAGGGTGGAGACAAGGAACCTGTGAAATCAGAAAGTGTTGAAATGAGTGAcagtgaaaaacagcaaattgaAACTGACCCCCTTGAGGATGACAATGGTAATAGACTTGAAACTGATGTCAAAGTGGAAGAAATAGATCAGAATGACCTTGGTGACAAAGCAGAAACAGAAGATATGATGGACATTGAACCAACCACTCCAATTTCACCAATGCTGACTGACAGTTCTGGTCCCAACTTATTAGCAACGTCTTCTGCCATGGAAAATGACACTGAGGTCTCCTCGTCTTTACACACAGCAGCCGCAGCTTGCGATATGTCAGAATCTGATGCCCCAGCTCTGGTGAGGACAGACACTCAGCCATTCACTGTCACTACGGATGTGGTGAACGAATCATGTGAATCTGATAAAACAGAAGGAAATCTTGTTGCCAAGAAAGTTGGTCCTGGATACACGATACTGACTAGGGAGTCCACGGAGGACATCAAGGAGacagacaaaacaaaagacTGCAAATTAGAGTCAGAAAAGATGGATGACAGTTGA